The nucleotide sequence CTCATCAATTGTTACAACCCATTTGGTATCCCAACTCTCGCTATATCGTATTAGAAGTCGCTTCTTGTTTAGAGTTTGCAAAACTCTGGCgtattagtttatttatattgtaAGTCATATAAAGAAACGCTCTTGTTGAGGGTTTCAACTGTCGCGTGGTTTATACAGTaactgtatattatacagggtgtaacaaaaatacagggcATAAATTAAAGTGCATATTCtgtgaccaaaaatagtttgaatgaacctaataacttaccttagtacaaatatgcacataaaaaagttatcgccctttgaagttacaaaatgaaaatcgattttttcgaattaattgaaaactattagagattttttattgaaaatggacatgtggcattcttatgataggggcatcttaaagaaaaattataatgaaatttgtgcaccgcctaaaaattttatgggggtgtgttcccttaaaccccccaaacttttgtgtacgtgccaattaaattattattgtggtaccattagttaaattcaatattttcaaaacttttctgcctcttagtattttttcgataaggcaggttttatcgagatgcggcttcttttttaatatgttacataaaaaatttatgggggttttgtgcccttaaaccccccaaatgtttgtgttctttccaattaaactattactgcggtaccattagttaaacacagcgtttttaaaacttttttgcctctttgtattttttcgataaggcaccttttatcgagatgtggcttcttttttaatatggttcaaaatatacctaaaaatgtaaatgtaaatcattaataaattttcatgttattaccaagtctccatatagaccaggaaggatctgttttgaggtggatgtgagaggtagcattcggatttttgcagataaagttaggtgacaacttcaataattataattgacttatgctccttctcaaatatgcccggaacattaataaaaaaatttaaatatttaaaaatttcgaaaaatatcgattttttctactttctttgcttataactttaaaacgattcattttggtaCAAAGTTATacggaaagaaaataaagataattgaattttgtattgttctgtggaacgattctaccaaagaaatgtaccaaaggaggctagcacagaagatacagctgaagcagatagatgacatcgaagatataaacgcgagctgggagaaaattaaaaacaatattgaagaggcatcaacagaagctctaggaaaacgcaaagtcatactgaacaaaagaaacaacaacaatacaccatggttcagaaaagaaataaaagacaaatgtaaagagaagagagacgcctacatgaagtataaaacatcaaacactccagaatccagagacacctGGAACActgagaagaacaaaaaatgaacactgggaacagtttacaaaaaggatggaaagcgacttctacggaacacaaaaacaaatatggagattcataagaaaccaacggaaagaaatggcagaattgaaggaatacaataacataccagcaaacgaatgggaaagatacttgacggaactgtttaaaggaaaggaaaatcataatcaaaataataacctacctgaattaagacacgaaattgaaatcagttttcaggaagtaggggtagccataaattcactcaaaaataggaagtcaccaggaccagacggaataaccaacgagcttctaaaatacggaggagaaagtataaccctagagatgacaaaacttatacaaaaactaatattgcactgcaagataccagacgcatggagaaacagcataatgataccaatgttcaaaaaaggagacaaagaagaccccaacaattatagaggtataaatctactaaacaccgcacttaagctaaccacaaaagtcctaaccaacaaaatcaataaactaacaactttatcagatgaacaacaaggattcagatccggaagatcctgcgtagacgccgtatttgtactgagacaaatcacagaaaaggccattgagtacaataaaccagcatatctatgttttatagacctgacaaaggctttcgatcgcatccaagtcgaagacgtcttacatttactgtatggaagaaacataccaatcaatattatacaaaccatcgaaaacatctactttcataatcgaatacaggcaaagataaatggaaaactaacgcagtttataccagtacaaagtggagtcagacaaggtgactcattaagcccactgctctttaatataataatggacgaaataatagaagcagtacgtaaaggtcgtggttacagaatggggaataaagaaatcaaagtattgtgttatgcagacgacgccgcattaatcgccgagacagaagacgatctccaaagattaacacacatctttaatacaacagccaagaaatacaatatgataatatcagcagaaaaaaccaaaaccaaatgtatgacaacatctaaatacccactacgatgtaaaatcgaaattgatgggaaaataataaagcaggaagcaaggtttagatatctgggaattgatataaccagttacggagatgttgaagaggaagtacgacaacaaagcttaaaagcaagtaaagcggcgggatctcttaatgacacaatctggaagaacaaacacttaagacaagacacaaaagcaagaatctataaagcagcaattagacctatattaacatacacggcggagacaaggcctgacacatctaaaacgagacgactactagaaacaacagagatgaaaatactccgacgaatatcagggaaaagtctgttggatagggagaggagcgaaaacataagaagatcatgcaatatagaagacataaatggatgggtgacaaaacggaaacaggagtggaacgaacacattagtagaatggcagaggataggatagtacgaatagcacgagataagtcaccaaatgaacgaagaagtattggcagaccaagaaaaaggtggtgcgataacctaaacaatttaggaggataatattgaagaagaaacaggctttaaagcctacatacaagaaggaagaagaagaagaagaagaattttgtataatataagactggtttaaaatgtcctaaattattactttttctgcaaaatagcaataaatagaaaataaggggcaaaaagactgtttttattaaatgtttttcaaccacttagTTTGCACTTAGAtccttcataattcgcttagaaaattcttacaacatatttaaactgtccaccaaatttcattaaagtcgacctgatagattttgcataataattttgcaatctaattttttttaagttcaaattttttaaaaactttttgaacaaaaaggagaccatttagaagtttgctaattttttacacATAAAGAGGTTCTCTGCCTATCTAATAcgttttacagaattaaaatcggattatttaagcggcctcagcactgttttcaagttataaacaatgttttggcttataaacaaattagtcctgtcgccagggggggtacaatggcctcctgtattcagatggacttacttaagttttttttatgtattttgacctgtagaacacgaattttttgggtaacagttgatccggatgtcgataagattgttataaaccaagaagttgaggaatcacataacagcgatttctcgcaaaacaaaacattttttttgtattttttgggccattttaaccaaaaaatgtttctGCAAaatttttcgtaggatgcatagttttcgagataaacgcggttaaactttcaaaaaatcgaaaaattgcaatttttgaacccgaataacgtcaaattatatcggttttacttatttgtattgctaaaaatgtattatttcattgttaaaaaaagctataaacacctagtgcttgagtgatgttttcaatgatttctcatttaaaatcaaacgagtaggtagaagaggtaaaagtgcaagcggggctatttctacgtagcatgcattaaaacgcatgtattaggcacgggaaatactatgtgtttatagcttttttaacaatcaaaaaataaatttttagcaatgcaaatattcaaaacagatataatttgactcaaacttttaaaggcggtaagcagaattgctattttattttttattcaaaggttattcgggttcaaaaattgcaatttttcgattttttgaaagttcaaccacgtttatctcgaaaactatgcatcctacgaaaaaacttgtaggaacatttttggttagaatgacccaaaaaatacaaaaaaatgttttgttttgcgagaaatcgctgttatgtaattcctcaacttctttgtttataacaatcttatcgacatccggatcaactgttacccaaaaaattcgtgttctacgggccaaaatacataaaaaaaacttgggtaagtccatctgaattaagaaggccgttgtaccccccctggcgacaggactaaatacagtgaggacgtttgagttggaataaattcattttcttgagaatgagCGACTCTGgagaaacagatcgatttttatttttaaattataactttttggcatacatatcatactagtgacgtcatccatctgggtgtgatgacttAATATAAATATTGGAATTgatttattcaaaaatttttttttaattcaaaccctgtataaataattatgttaatgtttatattagtgaatacaaaattgaatagcctttatATTAAGCtgtcacacggcacctattctcatttaaaaaatcatcgattacgtcaccacgccaggatggatgacgtcactagtatgatatatataccaaaaaattagaatttaaaaataaaatcgatttgtttcgggatttatctccagcgACGCGTATTCTCGAGAAAacgaatttatgccaactcaaacgtcctaactgtatttgtttataagccaaaacattgtttataactttaaaacagtgctgaggccgcttaaataatctgattttaattctgtaaagtgtattagataggtagagagcctctttatatgtaaaaaaattagcaaacttttAAATAGTCTATTCTTTGtttagaaagtttttaaaaaatttgaacttaaaaaaaaattagattgcaaaattattatgtaaaatctataaggtcgattttaatgaaatttggtggacggtttaagtatgttgtaagatgTCTAAGTATgtctaagcgaattatgaaggttctaagtgcaaccaaagtggttgaaaaacattgaataaaaacaggcttattttgcccccttattttgtatttattgctattttgcagaaaggttaataatttaagacatttttaaccagtcgtttatcatacaaaattcaattatctttattttatttatctactactttgttccaaaatgaattgttttaaagttataagcaaagaaagtagaaaaaaatcgatgtttttcgaaatttttaaatattttaattttttattaatgttccgggcatatttgagaaggagcataagtcaattattattgttgaagttgtcacctaactttatctgcaaaaagcCGAATGCCatctcgcacatccaaaaatagacgttttttcacagatccttcctggtctaataatcgtacttagccagatacaaatatgtggtggatttgacaaatattcaaaatatctcgataaaaactaacttttcgaaaaagtacaaggaggcaaaaaagtttttaaaacagtgtgtttaactaatggtactacaataataattaaattgaaacgtacataaaagtttgtggggggggggggtttaaaggaacaaaacccccataaaatttttaaggggggggggggtcaaaattTCACCACAATTTTTCTTAAGacactactgccataagaataccacatgtccattttcaataaaaaatctctaatagttttcgatatattggaaaaaatcgattttcattttataacttcaaagggctgtaactgtttttatgtgcacatttgtactaaggtaagttaggttcaaacaaactatttttgatcccagaatatgtgattaaatttatgacttATATTTTTGTTACTCTCTGTATATTATACTATATGTTAAAGGGTGTGTTTAGCTGATAGATTAAAAGCTACATGTGTATCAAATGCTTATTATTAATCAAGTTCATTAATAGTAAAGAAGTATGTCCATCGAAGATATGTAAACTGTAACAATGCTTTCTTGGCGTGTGTCGTAGTCTAGTGAAAATTGTACATTAAAACGGCGGTTTAAATGTAAGTACGAACTTTACGCTAAAGCTTTGACCAGATCCTAACTTAGTTATGTAGTAAGAAAGTTAATCATTAAATTAAATATTGCTAGTGCTTGTGTTCTAATTTCCCACGTGAGTGAGCGGTccttcatattatttttttttattaactccattgagtacaacaatctgcccattgggcattaagcatttgttatggtaaaaaatacagacatgtagagagttactccagtgagtaacctctttataattctaaaactaaaattttatcagtcTGAATACACTTTTGATTACATTCAGTTGGTCAAATCGGACGGCAGTTGCCGTTTTAGTCTACGCACTTCAAAGACGTCCCGCACATTTAATTGCCTGGCGAACGCATTAGGATGCACACTCGTTCACAGTATTTAACACTAAAACGTTGTATGGCTTCTTTCACGGATTCTAGGGGGATGTCGTGTTGAATCACCTCGTTGGATACATAGTATGGCGCATTGACTATGGAACGCAGCTCCTTGTTTTGAAACCTCTGTAAGATGTTTGTATTGGAGACGCTAGCAGTGCCCCATAGCTGAATCCCATAAGTCCATATGGGCTTGAGGATGGACTTgtagagtaaaattttgttatccagagatagtttggaattgcgtccaatgagccaatacatatttctcaatttaagtccaagctgttttcgtttggtaaaaatatgttttttccaagttaggcggcggtccaagtgcatgccaagatatttagcGTCCTTGGATTGAGGAATTAGACAATTATCAATATATACAGGGGGCCATGTTTCTCTGCGTAGCGTGAATGTTACATGTAATAATTTAGTTCCATTAGATTTGATGCGCCATACTTTCATCCATTGCTGAATTCTATTTAGGTTTGATTGAAGATTCCTTGATGCTGTTGTTGGATCTGCGTGGGATGCCAGGATAGCAGTGTCATCTACATAAGTTGCAACTGTAGTTGTACTAGATGTTGGAATGTCCGCTGTGTATAAAAGATACAGAATTGAGCCGAGAACGCTGCCTTGTGGGATGCCTGAGTGAATAGGATATATCTTAGTGTGCTCGGTACCGTGCttcacaaggaagtgtctattttctatgtaggattttaagagctggaagtgaggatagggtagaagcttctttaattttatttgtagccctatgtgccataccttgtcaaaagcCTGAGATATGTCAAGGAAAGCAGCAGAACAGTATCTTTTGGAGTTAAAATACTTGTTTATTTGGTTGACTAATCTATGCAGTTGTTCTATGGTTCCGTGTTTGTCTCGGAAACCGAATTGGTGTtctggaattattttattttcgtctaTTATTGTTTTCAACCCTTTTACGTACATTTTTTCAAAGACTTTGCTAATCATAGGCAAAAGGCTTATAGGCCGGTATGAAGATGCATTTTCCGGTCTTTTTCCGGGTTTAAGGATTATTaggatttgtgccactttccatgaACTAGGAAAGTAGTTTAGGCGCAGTTcatattattgtaattagttaaattgcttattactaattaattgtcatttttgttgtGTTCTTTCGAGCCGACATATACAGAAACTGAGTTCTATGAAATGAAAAACGTTTTCCGTTAAAAAAGTGagtatttgttttttaaaatattttattatggtTATAAAGCAAATATATTTTTGGGAGCTTCATGCGTAGAAACATATTTCCAAACAGTTTGCATCTGCATTTTGTCCATTAATCTAAATAGAAATGGTTTAATTGTAACGTTAGTGAAATGATTAGAAATAGCATATAAACTTTGGTCTAATAACAATAAATTTGCGATATCTGTGTGAGTATAATTTAGGTTTTTAAAGAGAATACCAGTTATGAATGCATCGTCTATCCAAAAAAAGAAATTTGATGTTTGGGCTTCTTCATATAGACTAAATGCCACTTCTGGTGTATAAAGAATAACATATCCAAGACAGTACTGTGGATAGACTTTTTCTGGATACTCATCAACTGTTACAACCCATTTGGTATATCTTCTGTCAACAGGGCTGGGAGGTCTTATAATACAGTATATGGTTTCTCTATCACCGAAACGAAACAAATGGTAAGTAAGGAAATTGTTCATACTTGGCCAGTTGATGAAGACGTCATCATCGgtttttaatacaaattttgCTTGCGGACAATGGTAAACAAAGTATTTAAGAACCATTACGTGCTTGTAAGTTAGATTTCTGTAAGTGTCTCTAAAATTACCTTGTACAATGTCACCAAATAACACATTTTCCGCTTCTAACTTTTTCTGTTGTTCCGGAGAACCTGGATCTCCTAtcataaacactatttttttagtttcttcCACTTGTCCCCACGTATCCCTTATTGCCAGCCTCTTCTCTAAATTTAAAGGTGCAGAATGAACTACTATTAGCACTAACACAGAAGAATTTTCCCGACACACTTGATTTATCATAGAAAAATTAAAGCTTATGTTCAATAAGCGATTGTAATCCTGAGTTGGCTTTCCAACTAAGGTCTCCAATAATTTTGTAGGTTGCGATGCGGTTGACGACTGAGTGTAGTTTTGGAATAGTGAGCCTTGGAAATTCACTAAGAACATAATTGGAATTCCTAAAATGATTAATCCTATTAACGTTAAAGTCCTATGGTTTAACGATGGATAAGTCATTATCATCACCCGGGTTACCCTAGAACAAAAAAATGGAATTAGTTCTTCCTACTCATGTTTATCAAATATGTGGGGGACAAGGAAGGAGCCTCCATGAGATCAATAGTGCCACATCAACTACAAAACAGTATTGACGGCGTCCCCTGGAAACGTCTACTAGAAGACCTCTAATCCTTCCAACACCGGAGCAAACCAAATCAGATGGCAAACATCAAGCCACAACggttcttctcagaaccaacACTGACAGTAGCGAGCATAAATATTGAGGGCATCACTACAGCAAAACAAGACATCTTATCAGAATTCTGCAAAAACACGAAATGTGAGATATTGTGCATCCAGGAATCCCACAGAGACCTAACTGCAGCGAGACCGAAAATCTAAGGTATGAAACTGTTTGTGGAGTTACCACTACCACACAATAAGCATGGGAGTGCGGTATTTGTGAGAACCCAAACCATAGCAGTGCTAAGAATcctgaggcccctaggcaacccaagctatgacGCACCTTAAGAAATCTAGGTTTctccgtttttaataatttttatttttgaaaatgtccgtTCGCCTGTTGCGAAATAACCCAAAATGACTGTGAAGCAGGAATACATTGTTTTCCCTGCAAGCTTGAAGCTGGGCTATAAAATATTAGAACTGTTCTAGTTCATTTAAGTTCAGATTCAATATCATCAggatagttttcatgtagttttgaagcacactcctttatttgagtatcacttAATTTTGGAAAACACAAAAGACCAAATACTGAGTTCATTGACCCGTACACTGTCAACCGACGACTCAGCTCAGTAATTAGAGTACAGTAGAgaatattcagagtattgtagGTCGCAGGCCCTCAGCTTGTAATAAGCAAAATtatctttttggaatt is from Diabrotica virgifera virgifera chromosome 9, PGI_DIABVI_V3a and encodes:
- the LOC126891832 gene encoding lactosylceramide 1,3-N-acetyl-beta-D-glucosaminyltransferase A-like, translating into MIMTYPSLNHRTLTLIGLIILGIPIMFLVNFQGSLFQNYTQSSTASQPTKLLETLVGKPTQDYNRLLNISFNFSMINQVCRENSSVLVLIVVHSAPLNLEKRLAIRDTWGQVEETKKIVFMIGDPGSPEQQKKLEAENVLFGDIVQGNFRDTYRNLTYKHVMVLKYFVYHCPQAKFVLKTDDDVFINWPSMNNFLTYHLFRFGDRETIYCIIRPPSPVDRRYTKWVVTVDEYPEKVYPQYCLGYVILYTPEVAFSLYEEAQTSNFFFWIDDAFITGILFKNLNYTHTDIANLLLLDQSLYAISNHFTNVTIKPFLFRLMDKMQMQTVWKYVSTHEAPKNIFAL